The following is a genomic window from Bacteroidia bacterium.
GAGCGTCGAGTGAGGGCAAATATAGTTCATAAGCTTCTTTTTGTAGTTTGCCCGCATAAAAACTATGGAAAAAGTGTTTTCCGTACTTAATGACATAGTTAAGGATAAAAAAACGAAAAGCTTCTTTAATAAATAATACTTCCGCTTCGCTGAGCGGGTAAATCTCGTGATACGATTTCAGAAACAGCAAAAACCGGTCTTCCATTAGTGGAGAAACGAGATAACTGAAAACGGTCCGGTCTCCGGCATCAGATACTACACGGCTAAAAAAGTAGAAATCCAGCACACGGGAGGCCATTCGAAACCAGTCATAATCCCAGCGACTGTAAAATTGGCCATTTTCCCTGATCGAGAAGTTGCCAATGTTCCAGTCAACAAATACCGGAAGCTTGAGGAAGTTGTTGTAACCGATTTTTTCAGTATTGGTCAGAAACAACTCACATTGACTTTTGATCTGATCTATCTGCAGGCGGTATTCAAACCGGCCTGCACCGGTTTCGAGGATATTTTGCAGGTCGATGATATCAGACTGAACCGTCTTGGAAGAAGCCGGAAGCTGAGAGACAATGGACGCACAAGCTTTATGAAAAAGCGCAACCTGCTGCCCCAGCGTGATAATATGGGCATCGTCAAGCCTGCGGGGCATTTTTTGTTTGATGTGTATGGCCTGATAAAAAACCACCCATACGTCCTGAATTTCATCTTTAAAGCGGTAGGTAAACACTTCCCCCTCTTTCAGCAGAGAATGAGCGAGAAATTTGCTGAAAGGTTTGGGCAGACTATTGGCGAGAACATTGATAATGGTGTGGTCTTCCTTGAAATGTTCGTATTTGCCAAAGTAGGAGAGTTTGGCGATAACAAAGCGCTTTTTGCCCTGAAGTTTCACCTTATAGACATGGTTGGTAGAGACTTTGGCGCTGATGTCGGTGATAGATTTGACCGGCGTTTTGGGATCATACGCCTTCCAGGCTTCGGCGACGATCATGGGAAAATCAATAAGTTTCATAAGGGGCGTAGTTTGAATGCAAAGATGATAAAAAGGATGGGGAAAGTTGATAGATAAAAATCTTTACAAAATGTTTAGTTATGACTAAACATTTTGTAAATTTGTAAGTATAGAATGATTGAAAGCACAATACAATGCTGACGTTTTATGCCCAGGTTCACCATTAAAGAAATAGAAGAAGTCAGCGGAAACCGTGTTCGCATTTACAAACTTTTCAGAGATGATCACTGCGAGTTTGATGAATTTTGTATGGAGATAAGAAAGGAAGGAAACCTGGAGGCTCAGTTCGCTGTTATTCAGAATCGTTTGGAAGACGTTGCGAATATGCGACTACTTCCTGTCTCAAAATTTCGGGATATAACGCCTTCAAAGAGCAGGATAAAAGAATATTAAGTTAAAACCCGGGACCTGAGAGTGTATTTATTTTATGAAGAACTTCATGGCAAAATCATAGCTTGTGCGGGGAAAAAATCAACACAGAAAAAAGACATAAAAAGATTCAGGAGAATCATTCATGAATATTTTGAAAGCCGGAATTAAAGCAAATCATAATCCTATGTTTAAGAAAGAAGAACTCAAAAAATACCCTGAGTATTGGCTGGAAGGCATTCAGAATGAACTGTTTCGCCAGCTACATGCATATATGGAAAAAGAAGGGCTTAATCAGACTCAACTGGCAACCCGGCTGGGAGTTACCAAAGGGTATATTTCACAGATACTGAATGGTAACTTTAATTTTACTATAAAAAAGCTCGTAGAGCTATTACTCTCCATCGGGAAGGTTCCGGAGTTTAGGGTTTTGTCGGTGAATGAATTTCTTTCCGGAAAAAATTTAGAAACGATTACGATTCGCAATGCAAATGAAATGCTAACCAGCATTCCTATACAATCAAAGAATAATACAGGCAGGATCATCCGTATGAGTACGGTTTACGCTCAATCTAATATAGCCTCAGAGCCAGAATTATTAGAATATGGATCAGAACAGATAAAACATTATGCATAAGGAGATGGAAGAAAGCCGGAACCTAAAAATAGAGTTAGGAATTCAGTCTGTGAAGGTACGCGAGTTTTTAAATAAACCAGATACTTCGCCTTCTGAGGGTGAATTGAAAATAAGCTATAACTTTTCCCTCACGGTTGAAGCAGCGCGCGATGTATTAATTATTACTGTAGGGGTATTTTACTGGAAAGAATCACCTGATAACAGGTTATTTTCTCTAACTGTGGACAATACCTTCCTTGTTAAAGATTTGGCTTCTTTCCAAAAGGGAATATCTTATGAAATTCCCGATTCAATTATCCATACATTATTATCAATTTCGATTTCTCATACAAGGGGCTTGCTCGCGCATTATAGCTCAGGGACACCGTTTGAATCATTTCTTCTTCCCATTATTCCAATGGATGATCTTGTCAAAAATCTTGTTTGGTAACAAACATCACAGAAAGCCTGGAAAGATAACATTAGTTTTGCCCCATGAAAAACAATCCCTTCTCCAATATTTCTTTCTGGCTGATGATAAGCCTGACACTGGGTCTGGCACCTTTTTTCCCTGAGCCGCATATCTGGGGCAAAATCAAGTGGATCGCTGGCGGTGCCGTGGGTATGGCTCCGATGGACTGGTTTGACACCCTGCTGCACGGACTACCCTGGGTAGGATTGATAGTAGCAGTGGCGATGAATGCCACACGGAAGCAGGAGGTGAAGCAGTGAGCATGTCACCGGCAACTCCCGGTGTACAGGTTTTGTGAATAAATCGCCGGGTAGTTTTTGCAGTCAGACAGTAGTTTGATTGCTTTCGCTTTGTCCGGACTGGAGGCATAATACGCTTCCACAATCTTCATTCCGACAAAATACCCCAGATCTGCAGGTTGATTTTCGTCCACACTTCCCCCATAAACCCAATCTGAGTAATCGGCTATACCCTTATTCACATCTGCCTTAAATTTTTGCCACAACCCGCATTCGTGTTGTGCGCCATATTCGTGCAGGAAAGGATTGCTGTCGAGTTTCAGCAGGCTTCGGGTGACAAAATCTGCAAATCCTTCTTTCATAGCAGTGGACGCAAGGTCCCGGGTGTATTTATTTTTCTGCCATGAATGAACGGCTTCGTGGACCACAACCGGTACTACATTTCCAGTCTTGTTTATTGTGCTCCGAAGCCAGGGTGAAAGCTCGGAAATAATAGCACTAGAATCAGCGGCCACCATTTCTGTGCCGACCAGAATCTGGCCTTTCGAAACTGTGCCGCCGGTGCGGAGGCATCCAAAAGCAAAACAAATCCGCGGCGGCTTAAATCCAGGAAGAATATCCTGAAGCATCAATAAGTATTTTTCTATTTCGGCTTTTTGGTGTTCGATTTTCAGCGTGTTTTCCCTGATGGATGTCAGATAACCGGGGTACCGGCGAATCACCTTGACGATCTCCCCGGCAGTAAAGTCGCGCAGTTTGATAAACTGCTGGTTGTCCTTTGAGGCTTTCGCTATATACTCCTGCTCGAAAACCTTTATACTGTCCGCATTGCTCCGGGCCTCTGCCAGAAGGTCGTATGCCCTCCAGAAATTATCAATATCCGTTGTGATGATTTCTGCCTGGGGAAAAAGCGGGTTTCCCCATGTAACCATAAAAAATATAAGACAATATCGCATGTGTTTACATTTCATACGACGGATTTATAATTAATCACATAAATCTACAAACATTCCTTCACCAGCCCAAATGGTTTGCCCGCGACACCCCCGGTTCTTGATTTTCGGGGAAAAACTGCGTCACAACGCCATACACTTTTGACGACATTGGGTAACCCAAATGCAGAACTACGTGTCTTGGGGCTACTCTACGAGTTAGTCGTCAGAGAGATGATTCTCTTATAATTCGTTATCTGCTAGTTTTTCTCGGATGATTTGTCGCTCTCTTTCTATTTCTGCGGCGAGTTCTTCTTCCGTAGGCAGGTAAGGCAGATATTTACTGGCAAAAATTTGTTTGTTTTCATGTAATACAGAATAGCGGGCAATGGTACGATCCGTTTCTGTACAGAGTAAGATTCCTATCGTGGGGTTGTCTCCCTCTTTTCTTTCCAAATCGTCAAACATCCGTACATACATGTCTAATTGACCAATATCCTGATGGGTGATTTTATCGGTTTTGAGTTCCACAATCACAAAGCATTTCAGGATATAGTTGTAGAAAACCAGGTCAATAAAAAAATCCTTTGTTTCGGTTCGGATATGTTTTTGCCGGGCTACAAAGGCAAAACCTTTTCCCAGTTCCAGCAGAAAATGTTGCAGATTATTGATAAGAGTTTGTTCTAAATGTTGTTCAGTGTACACATAGTGGGTGGGTATGTTAAGGAACTCCAGTACGGTAGGGTTTTTTATAAACTCATGAGTATCCTGCTGAAAAGCTTTTGTATTTTCCTTCATTTCATCCTCCACGGGTTGCTGCATCTGCGATGAAAGCAAACGGTGATAATACAGTGTATTGATATTTCTTTCCAATGTACGTACTGCCCAGTTTTGGTCGGAGGCTTCTTTCAGGTAGTATTGTTGAGCATTCTTATCTAAAACTCTCATAATCAGCCGTATGTGCGACCAATTCAATTTGGCACAAGCGTGTGCCAAATGTTTCCACTCAGGGAAGGTCTTATAAAGCTGGCGATAGTCCCTCAAAGTTCTGGCACTAAATCCTTTGCCAAGGGCCGAAGAAAGTCTGCTTAAAATTTCTTTGCCATAGTCGGCTCGTTCTCTTCCCTCCTGCTCCTCTTCAACAATTCGTTTACCCATTAACCAGTAGGCTTCAATCATTGCTGAAGCAGTTGCAGCATAGGCATTTCGGCGGGCTTGTTCCAGAATTTGCTTTATGTCATGTATTAGTTTATCCATACCTAAAACTCTGAATTACAGTTCATATCTCAATACTTAGAAATATTTCACCTGTAAATTGTCTTCGTATAAATCATAAATCTACAAACATTCCTTCACCAGCCCAAATGGTTTGCCCGCGACACCCCCGGTTCTTGATTTTCGCAGCCAAAACTCCGTCTCAACATATACACTAACTGCGAATATTATGACGACGACCCTACCCTTCGCCCGGATCACCGGCTTCATACTACTCTCGTTTTTCGCGCAGCGGGTTTTTTCGCAACCCATGTTTTACCTGCCCGACGGTCAATCTCCCTGCCCGGGTGAGAATGTACACATTGATATGCTGGTTCCCGACATTTTTGATTCCTATATGTGGGATCTGGGAAATGGTTTCACTTATCCGGGTTATCAGCCACCCGTTGTTTCTTATGAGGAACAAGGTTCTTACGCACTGAGCCTCACTGTTACCGACAATACACCTTTCCGGGTGATAGATAAAATCACTGTTACCCAGATCAGCAATGTCTGGGATGATGCAGGCAGTTGCGATCTAAAACCCGACCTTCGGCTTTATTTCTACAATTCTTCCGGCGGCACATTCTACACCTCGACTCCTGTAGCTTATAATACCTTTCCCCCCGTTGATTTTATGATAGACGGAATACTGACACGTGAGGCCTTCCGTATCGCAGTCTGGGAATACGACTTTATGATCGCATGGCCCTTCTGCTGGAATCTTTCGGGGGAAGATCTGGGGTATGTGCTGGTGCCGGCAAATATTACCGGCGATACCCTTTTTCAGCCAGCCCATAACCTGGAAGTTGTCATCACGACCAAACTGGTAACGAGCACAACCTTTCACCTCGATATCACACTTTCTGAAGGTATTCCTGTGATTAGCTGCCACAATGATACCCTCGACTCAGGAGACTCAACCGCCACGGCCTGGTACGATACTCAGGGTCAATTGGTCGGCTCCGGTCAACAGTTTCTGCCCTCCACACCGGGCGAATATTATGTCGAAAGAGTCTCTGGCATCTGTAAACCTCGTTCACACGCGATTTCCTGGCCATGTAACGCTTCTACGTCCATTGAAACAGAGGTTTCCGATTCAGAAATCCATATCTATCCCAACCCCACAGAGAGACAGCTGTTTGTTTCCCTCCCGCAACCAAAGGAGACAAAAGAACTAATTATCGAAATAACAGACATTACCGGGCGAAAGGTCATCAGCACGAAACGACCCTGGGAAGCGATCATTGAAATGAGCCTGCCTCCATTGCCCGCTGGTACCTATATCGTGCAAATCCGGAGCGACCGCAATACATTTTCCAAACGCATAAACATTATCTGACGGGCGTTGGCTGCACATTTTTCGCAAACTATCGCAAAGAATCCCTATCTTTCGTGTATTAAACACCAGCCCTCATGCTCCGAACTATACTCCCTATCCTCCTCCTGCTTGCAGTTTCCTGCACGCCTCAGGCTGAAGTATCCACACCTCAGCGTGAATATATCTATGCCGGCACGTACTCCGTTCGCGGTAGCGAAGGGGTTTATGTCCTTGAATTTCAAAGAGATAGCAGCAAACTAGCGGTCATCCAAACTGCTACGACCCGCAATAATCCCTCATTTCTTGACATTAGCGCCGATGGCCGTTTTCTCTATTCTATCAATGGCCAGGGAATTGACTCGACGTCTAAATTTGGCTCTGTCGGTGCATTCTCCATCAATCAGGCCGATGGTAAACTCTCGCTGATCAATGAAGTTTCCGCTTACGGATCCGGCCCCTGTCATATTCAGTTTTCAGAAGATGGGCACTGGCTTTTCCTTTCTCACTATGGCGGAGGCTCTGTTTCTGTAATTACTGTCGAAGAAAATGGCGCTGCCGGTCCACTGGCTGACTCTCTTACCCATACCGGCAGCAGTGTCAACCCCACCCGTCAGGAAAAACCGCATACACATTCCGCGCAGTCTATCCCCGGTACGCCTTATTTTATGGTCGCAGATCTTGGACTAGACAAACTCATGATCTACGAAATGAAAGACGGCAAAATTACCCCAGCTCCGGTTCCCTTTGTGGCTACCGAACCAGGATCCGGCCCCCGGCATTTTGCCTTTCACCCATCAAGCGGACGCTTGTATGTAGGAGAAGAACTGACCAGCTCAGTAAGTGTACACGAATTAGATGTCAATGCAGGGATCACTGAGCAAATTCAAAGACTATCGACTTTACCCGATACCTTTACCCAATACAACTCCGTAGCAGACATTCACTTCAGCCCCGACGGAAAGTTTTTGTACGTATCCAACCGCGGACACAATAGCCTGGTGATTTATTCGGTCGATGCAGATTCGGGCAAACTTACCCTTGTCGGATTTCAAGAAACAATGGGCGAAACACCCCGCAATTTCATGATAGACCCCAAAGGGGAATTTGTGTTTGTCGCCCATCAAAATTCAGACAATATCGTCGGATTCAGGCGCGATGCCCAAACCGGAAAGCTTACTTACGCAGGAATAAATGTGAGCGTGCCCAGTCCGGTCTGTCTGAAGATGTTGATATTGTAAGAGAAAACAAAAAGCTCCCTTTCGCGTTCTAACCCGTACTCTGGAACTAATCATTATTTCCTTTGTAACGTATAAGAACCCGGGGACCGAATGAATTACGAGATATGGCTGTCTGGATTATTTTTATTGTATGTATTCTCTTCTTTCTTGCACTTGATCTGGGGGTTTTTAACAAAAATCCTCATATTATCAGAACCAAAGAGGCTTCGGTATGGACAGGTATATGGGTGACCATAGCCTTGAGTTTTTCGGTGGTGATCTACTGGTTGTATAAACACCACCTGGTCACCAATGTGCACAATATCGCCCCTCAGGAAGCTGCATTAAAATACATTACCGGCTACCTGATTGAACTATCGCTGAGCATTGACAATATCTTTGTCATTGCCGTCATCTTTAAATCCTTCCGCATTCCGCAAAAATACCAGCACAGAGTCTTGTTCTGGGGTATCATGGGCGCGATTGTTTTCCGGGCAGTGATGATATTGTTCGGCGTAATTCTGATTGAGAAGTTTACCTGGACCACTTATTTTTTCGGTATATTCCTGCTTTATACAGCCTTTGGAATGCTGAAACAAGACGACAGTGAGGAGGGGTTTGATCCTAAAGGTTCATGGGTATACCGGTTTGTTCGGAAATTTGTCCCTGTAACAGCGACTATGTCCGGAGAGCATTTTTTCATCAAAAAACGAAATCTTCATATAGCCACGCCTTTATTTATCGCCTTGATTGTCATAGAGGTAACCGATATTATCTTTGCGCTGGACAGCATCCCTGCGATTCTCGCAATTACCTCGGAGCCTTTTGTCGTTTTTAGTTCCAATATTCTGGCCATTATGGGTTTGCGTTCGATGTATTTTTTCCTCGCCAATATGCTCGAACGGTTCCACCATCTCAAATACAGCCTGCTGGTTATCCTTTCATTTGTCGGCATAAAAATGTTGCTGGTACATCATTTTAAATTTCCAGAGTGGTTTTCGCTGACATTTATCCTGGTATCTCTGCTGGCAGGAATTTTTGTTTCACTCATCTCTGTAAAAGAGCCGGTAAGCGAAAAATAGGAATTCAGGAAAAAAGCCTATATTCTCGAAAAAAAATATGGCTGAACCTGCTCCTGCCTCCCGTCTTGAATCCATCGATGCCCTCCGGGGCTTTGATATGCTGATGATTTCCGGTGCCGGAAGTTTCTTTTTTCTGCTTCATGGCAAAACTGGTCTCTCCTGGGTAGATGCCCTTGCTATGCAATTTGAGCACCCCACATGGAATGGTTTTACCTTCTACGACTTCATTTTTCCGCTGTTCCTCTTTATTTCGGGCGTTTCCCTGCCTTTTTCCCTCAACAGCGGACTAAAAAAAGGCCTTAGTAAACAACACCTTTACCGCAAAGCCTTTTTCCGGATGCTAATCCTGATTGGCCTGGGTATCCTGTATAAAAATGCACCGGTTCCCTTTTTCGAACCTTCAAAAATTCGATTTGTCAGTGTATTGGGGAGAATCGGCCTTGCCGGATTTGTCACCACAATCATTTACCTCAATTTTTCCCCCCGGGGGAGAATAGCCTGGATTGCAGGCATACTGCTGGGTTATTATGCTGCTTTGTTTCTGGTACCTGTACCGGGATATGGAGCGGGCGATCTCTCGTTTGAAGGAAATCTCGTGGGGTGGTTTGACCGCACATTTTTGCCCGGCAGACTGTTGCAGGGAACATATGACGAGTTGGGGCTGTTGACACAGTTTCCCGCTATGTGTCTGGCTATGCTGGGGGCCTTTGCGGGTGATATATTGCGGCTTGAAAAAAGTGAAAAACAAAAACTCAACTACCTGATTGCTGCGGGTTTGGGAGGAATAGCCCTGGGGCTGTTGTGGAGCCTTCATTTTCCGATCAACAAACACCTGTGGACCAGCGCGTTTATTTTACTGACCGGGGGAATGGGTTTTCTGGCGTTGGCGATATTTTACGGCGTGATTGATATTCTCGGCTATCGCAAATGGGCATTTTTCTTCAGAGTGATCGGGCTGAATTCACTGGCGATTTATCTGGTGTACCGGTTTGTAGACTTTGGTTATACATCGCGGCTGTTGTTTGAAGGTTTTTATACATGGACTGCCGAACCCTGGCACGAAGTGTGGCAAGCTTTGGGCGCCATGGGACTGGTATGGCTATTTTTGTATGTACTGTACAGAAACCGGTTGTTTGTGAAGGTGTAGTCGGGGTATATATTAGGTGCAAATAATAGTCTTTAAAAAGTCATTTTTACTAATTTATACCCAAAACATAATGGCTTGTAGACCAACCCCAAACAGAAGTAACCACGAATACTCCTGCGGGGATCTGACGACACGAATAATGAACGAATAAAAATCAAATTTTTGGGAGCCCATTCCGATCAGCATACATGATACCAACTCAATTATTTCTTATCCCCGACAGGGATATATTTTTTGCCTTAAATAATGAAGAAAGTAAAACTATAAGTATATGTCGTACGACCGGAAATATATCGACTATTACTGGACCGATCTGGACATCATTTTTAGGAAAAACTCAGATAATTTAACGGTTCTTAAAGACCTGATGCACGAGTTTTCGTTAAGAAATAGACGTGGTGCAAAAAAACTAAGGGAGAAAGTAGAAACCCGATTTAGCGACCTGCTCTTAGAGCAATTTAAATGGCCACAAACGAATGTTATTAAGGGCCGGAAAAGCTTAGAAGATGTTGACTGGTATGAGTATGGTATGTTGGGGGTTCTTGGTTATCATGTTGGAAAAAAGGGATTACAACAAAAAGATCGATGGTTGATTCTGGAAACTGTCTATTTTTTCGATTTACCTAAGATTAACGGTGAAACATATCATGTAGAATGGGGAAAACCAAAAACTGGTAAGCGCTTAAAAAAAATGGCAAACTCAATTGCTACATTTGCTAAACAGGCTAAAAAAAATTCTGAAAAGGATTATTCTATTGCTATTAATCAATGGGAAGATGATCTCCGGTATTTGAAGAAAACCTATTATACAGGAAAGTACAATTTTATATGGCCTCGCTAACTTTGTGGGGCACCATCTGCCCCCTGCCATTAAAAGACACCAATAAAGACACTAATAAAGACACTAATAAAGACACCAATAAAGACACGCAAACCCTGTCTGACAAGGAGCATATGGTATTGGATGAAATTCGAAAAAACCCACATATAACCACGGATCTGCTTTCTGAAAACATGGGGATCAATCCCCGAAATGTAAAAAAATATATTGCCCGCCTAAAGGCGCGCGACCTGTTGACTCGCATCGGTTCCCCCCGCAATGGCTATTGGAAGATTCTGTGAAGTATGAAGGCTCTTAGTAACCCCAAAAAAAGGATACCTGCCTTCAGGCTTTGGGCGCCATGGGACTGGTATGGCTGTTTTTGTATGTACTGTACAGAAACCGTTGTTTGTGAAGGTGTGAGAAATCAATAAAAAAAGGCTGCCCGAAGGCAGCCTTTTGAGTATCAAACTGTAAACGTAAACTTATTCGCATTTACTGTAGCCACACTCTTTGCAGGTGAGGCATCCTTCCTGATATACTAACGCGGGAGCGCCGCATTCGTTACAGGTATTTTCTACGGCTTCGGTTCCATCGGGAATAAACTGCTTCAGGGCGCGAACCAGGCCATTTTTCCAGGTGTTGAGAGATTCGGCGTCGAGGTGCAGCTTGGAGACCATATTGACCACATAGGGCAATGGCATCCCGTGGCGGAGCACACCGGAGATCAGTTTGGCATAGTTCCAGTACTCTTTGTTGAAAGTACGGGAAAGGCCTTCAATCGTGACTTTGTACCCTTCTTTATCCACATACTGGAAGTCATAACGTCCACGGCCATTGTCATCTTTTGTTTTGATGACCCAGCCTTTGTCCACCTGAGACAATACGGAGAAAGAATCTTTGGCCAGTCCGGTGAAAATCTCATACGGACGGTCAGCGAACAAACCGACAATTGCGACCCATGCATCGTCCTTGTTGTAGAAGCGGATTACTCTGGCTTCCAGTTTATCAGGGCGACGGGGCGCCAGCGTATCGGTAAATTCATTGGCTTTTTTCTTGGCCTTCTTGCCTTTGCCCGTATCATCATTGGAAACCAGTACCCCGGAGCGGCTGCCGTCGCGGTAAACGGTAATTCCTTTACAACCGCTTTCCCAACCCGTCATGTAAATTTTCTGCACCATCTCTTCCGTGGTGTCATTGGGGACGTTGACGGTCACGGAAATGGAGTGATCCACCCACTGCTGAATGGCGCCCTGCATTTTGACTTTCATCACCCAGTCCACATCGTTGGCTGTGGCGCCGGCATACGGCGAGCGGTCGATCAGTTGCTGAAGCTCCGCTTCACTCATGCGGGAAACCGTCTGGGTATTGTACCCTTGTTCACGCAGCCAGAGGACAAATTTGTGGTGGAAAACGTGAAATTCTTCCCACGCATCGCCTACGCTATCTACAAAATCCACGACGATATTCTGGTCATTGGGATTGACTTTACGGCGGCGTTTGTACGACACCATAAATACCGGTTCAATACCTGAGGTTGTCTGTGTCATCAGAGAAGTCGTACCGGTAGGAGCAATCGTGAGCAGGGCAATATTGCGGCGGCCATATTTAACCATATCTGCATAAAGCGCAGGATCTGCTTCTTTGATGCGTTGGATAAACGGATTATTGGCTTCACGCTCCGCGTTGTAAATCGGGAACGCGCCTCTGTCGCGGGCCATGTCCACCGAAGAGCGGTAGGCGGTCAGCGCCAGTTGTTTGTGCACTTCCACCGAAAAAGCAAGCGCTTCCTCACTTCCATAGCGAAGGCCTAAAGCGGCAAGCATATCTCCCTCGGCAGTAATACCCACACCCGTGCGGCGACCCTTGATACATTTTTCTTTGATTTTTTCCCAAAGCAGCCTTTCTGTGCGTTTTACTTCTTCGTCTTCGGGATCAGCTTCAATTTTGGTGACGATCGCGTCAATTTTTTCAAGCTCAAGATCTACGATATCGTCCATGATCCGCTGTGCCATTGTGACATATTTGCGGAAGCGGTCGAAATTGAAGCTCGCCTTTGCCGTAAACGGGTGATCCACAAAACTATAGAGATTCACTGCCAAGAGGCGGCAGCTGTCATAGGGGCACAAGGGGATTTCACCGCACGGATTCGTAGAAACGGTGCGGAATCCAAGGTCCTGATAACAATCCGGAATAGACTCTTTGCGCACGGTATCCCAGAAAAGAATACCCGGTTCGGCAGATGCCCAGGCATTGTGAATGATTTTTTTCCAAAGGTTACGGGCATCAATTTCATTTTCCACAACAGGACTTGGCCCATCGAGCGGATAACGCTGAACATAGGGTTTGCCGTCTTTCACCGCCTGCATAAACTCATCGTCGATTTTCACCGAGACATTGGCACCTGTCACTTTGGTACCATCGAGTTTGGCATCGATAAAACGCTCTGCGTCGGGGTGTTTGATCGAAATACTGAGCATCAAAGCACCTCTTCTTCCGTCCTGAGCAACTTCACGGGTAGAGTTGGAGTACCGCTCCATAAAAGGGACAACCCCTGTGGACGTTAGGGCACTGTTCATCACGGGGCTGCCTTTGGGGCGAATATGGGAAAGATCATGTCCTACACCGCCACGGCGTTTCATGAGTTGCACCTGCTCTTCGTCGAGTTTCATCACACCACCATAAGAGTCGGCGAGGTTGTCATGACCGATGACAAAGCAGTTGGAAAGAGAGATAATCTGATAGTCATTACCAATACCGGTCATAGGACCTCCCTGCGGAACGATATAAGTAAAGTCTTTTAGGGATTCATAAATCTCTTCTTCTGTATATCCGTTGGGATAATTACTTTCTATGCGAAAGATTTCTTTGGCAATCCGGCGATGCATATCATCGGGCGTCCGGTCATAAATATTGCCGTAAGAATCTTTCATGGCGTACTTGTTTATCCACACATTGGCGGCCAGCTCGTCTCCGTTGAAATATTTCACTGCTTGCGGCAGTACTTCAGGGTAGGTGTAGGTTGCGTGATGTTTTCCGTTGGAAGATTTTTTTGACTTGATGGATGGTGAGATCATGACGACGGGTATTTGTTTTGTTGATAGATAGTTTTTACGCATTGGTCTGCCTCCCGACTATGGGAAAACTAACCGTTGGGGTTCAGCTGCTTGGTTTTTAACAGGTTTTTGCGAGAAAAAGCTTTAGCATCCAGCCAGATACAGGGGATAAA
Proteins encoded in this region:
- a CDS encoding helix-turn-helix domain-containing protein, giving the protein MFKKEELKKYPEYWLEGIQNELFRQLHAYMEKEGLNQTQLATRLGVTKGYISQILNGNFNFTIKKLVELLLSIGKVPEFRVLSVNEFLSGKNLETITIRNANEMLTSIPIQSKNNTGRIIRMSTVYAQSNIASEPELLEYGSEQIKHYA
- a CDS encoding DUF2268 domain-containing putative Zn-dependent protease (predicted Zn-dependent protease with a strongly conserved HExxH motif), giving the protein MRYCLIFFMVTWGNPLFPQAEIITTDIDNFWRAYDLLAEARSNADSIKVFEQEYIAKASKDNQQFIKLRDFTAGEIVKVIRRYPGYLTSIRENTLKIEHQKAEIEKYLLMLQDILPGFKPPRICFAFGCLRTGGTVSKGQILVGTEMVAADSSAIISELSPWLRSTINKTGNVVPVVVHEAVHSWQKNKYTRDLASTAMKEGFADFVTRSLLKLDSNPFLHEYGAQHECGLWQKFKADVNKGIADYSDWVYGGSVDENQPADLGYFVGMKIVEAYYASSPDKAKAIKLLSDCKNYPAIYSQNLYTGSCR
- a CDS encoding PDDEXK nuclease domain-containing protein, translated to MDKLIHDIKQILEQARRNAYAATASAMIEAYWLMGKRIVEEEQEGRERADYGKEILSRLSSALGKGFSARTLRDYRQLYKTFPEWKHLAHACAKLNWSHIRLIMRVLDKNAQQYYLKEASDQNWAVRTLERNINTLYYHRLLSSQMQQPVEDEMKENTKAFQQDTHEFIKNPTVLEFLNIPTHYVYTEQHLEQTLINNLQHFLLELGKGFAFVARQKHIRTETKDFFIDLVFYNYILKCFVIVELKTDKITHQDIGQLDMYVRMFDDLERKEGDNPTIGILLCTETDRTIARYSVLHENKQIFASKYLPYLPTEEELAAEIERERQIIREKLADNEL
- a CDS encoding T9SS type A sorting domain-containing protein — encoded protein: MTTTLPFARITGFILLSFFAQRVFSQPMFYLPDGQSPCPGENVHIDMLVPDIFDSYMWDLGNGFTYPGYQPPVVSYEEQGSYALSLTVTDNTPFRVIDKITVTQISNVWDDAGSCDLKPDLRLYFYNSSGGTFYTSTPVAYNTFPPVDFMIDGILTREAFRIAVWEYDFMIAWPFCWNLSGEDLGYVLVPANITGDTLFQPAHNLEVVITTKLVTSTTFHLDITLSEGIPVISCHNDTLDSGDSTATAWYDTQGQLVGSGQQFLPSTPGEYYVERVSGICKPRSHAISWPCNASTSIETEVSDSEIHIYPNPTERQLFVSLPQPKETKELIIEITDITGRKVISTKRPWEAIIEMSLPPLPAGTYIVQIRSDRNTFSKRINII
- a CDS encoding lactonase family protein; the protein is MLRTILPILLLLAVSCTPQAEVSTPQREYIYAGTYSVRGSEGVYVLEFQRDSSKLAVIQTATTRNNPSFLDISADGRFLYSINGQGIDSTSKFGSVGAFSINQADGKLSLINEVSAYGSGPCHIQFSEDGHWLFLSHYGGGSVSVITVEENGAAGPLADSLTHTGSSVNPTRQEKPHTHSAQSIPGTPYFMVADLGLDKLMIYEMKDGKITPAPVPFVATEPGSGPRHFAFHPSSGRLYVGEELTSSVSVHELDVNAGITEQIQRLSTLPDTFTQYNSVADIHFSPDGKFLYVSNRGHNSLVIYSVDADSGKLTLVGFQETMGETPRNFMIDPKGEFVFVAHQNSDNIVGFRRDAQTGKLTYAGINVSVPSPVCLKMLIL
- a CDS encoding TerC family protein, with protein sequence MAVWIIFIVCILFFLALDLGVFNKNPHIIRTKEASVWTGIWVTIALSFSVVIYWLYKHHLVTNVHNIAPQEAALKYITGYLIELSLSIDNIFVIAVIFKSFRIPQKYQHRVLFWGIMGAIVFRAVMILFGVILIEKFTWTTYFFGIFLLYTAFGMLKQDDSEEGFDPKGSWVYRFVRKFVPVTATMSGEHFFIKKRNLHIATPLFIALIVIEVTDIIFALDSIPAILAITSEPFVVFSSNILAIMGLRSMYFFLANMLERFHHLKYSLLVILSFVGIKMLLVHHFKFPEWFSLTFILVSLLAGIFVSLISVKEPVSEK